A single genomic interval of Lentimicrobium saccharophilum harbors:
- a CDS encoding T9SS type A sorting domain-containing protein, with amino-acid sequence MKILNVMLMLIAFTTTAQAQGVFPDNGSWYRKYHSIAWGHGGEVLWDITTYNTYWINGDTLINGNTFYKLYDGNAFAVYITTDSLKVYCGEDPGNLRVLFDYGLETGDSFEFYGPDYPYGTLNQTVNMVDSVMIGGVMRKRIHFQNFECYGSGPLLIEGIGDVHFGGIELNYSYVAWYANTTTLLCFNSNGTNIYGECTTGISYSNPAPRVYPNPSAGHIGIDLSGFSLPVTVTMLTTDGRLTGTWKSTDNRFQIFSRNKGIYLLVISDGSIRSVQRVVIL; translated from the coding sequence ATGAAAATCCTGAACGTCATGCTGATGTTGATTGCTTTCACAACAACAGCGCAGGCACAGGGAGTATTTCCAGATAACGGTTCCTGGTACCGCAAATATCACTCCATCGCCTGGGGACATGGCGGTGAAGTGCTCTGGGATATCACCACTTACAATACTTACTGGATCAACGGAGATACCCTGATCAACGGAAATACCTTCTATAAATTATACGACGGCAATGCTTTCGCTGTCTATATCACTACCGACAGCCTGAAAGTTTACTGCGGCGAAGACCCCGGCAACCTCCGTGTGCTGTTTGACTACGGACTGGAAACCGGCGATAGTTTTGAGTTCTATGGCCCCGATTACCCTTACGGGACACTGAATCAAACGGTAAACATGGTTGATTCGGTAATGATCGGCGGAGTCATGCGAAAAAGAATACACTTCCAGAATTTTGAATGCTACGGATCAGGCCCGCTTTTGATAGAGGGGATAGGCGATGTGCATTTCGGAGGTATAGAACTCAATTATTCCTATGTTGCCTGGTATGCAAATACTACCACCCTGCTCTGCTTCAATTCAAACGGTACAAATATTTACGGCGAATGTACCACGGGGATCAGCTATTCAAATCCTGCACCGCGGGTTTATCCTAACCCCTCTGCCGGTCATATCGGAATCGACCTTTCCGGGTTCTCATTACCGGTTACTGTTACAATGCTCACCACCGATGGAAGATTAACAGGCACATGGAAATCAACCGATAACAGATTTCAGATCTTCAGCAGGAATAAAGGCATTTATCTTCTGGTAATCTCAGATGGCAGCATCCGGTCAGTTCAGCGGGTCGTCATCCTGTAA
- a CDS encoding nucleoside deaminase yields the protein MIDLVKTDEHFMREALQEAKKAGERDEVPVGAVIVSHGRIIARGHNLAETLNDATAHAEMQAFTAAANHIGGKYLNDCTLYVTLEPCPMCAAASLWVQLGEIVYGTSDPKRGYTTLHANLLHPKTKVRSGILAAECSEIITSFFKKKR from the coding sequence ATGATTGATTTAGTTAAAACTGATGAGCATTTTATGAGGGAAGCCCTGCAGGAAGCAAAGAAGGCAGGGGAGCGGGATGAGGTGCCGGTTGGTGCGGTTATTGTGAGTCACGGACGAATTATAGCCCGCGGTCATAACCTCGCCGAAACCCTGAACGATGCCACCGCCCATGCCGAAATGCAGGCTTTTACTGCGGCAGCCAACCATATCGGCGGAAAATACCTGAACGATTGCACCCTGTACGTTACCCTGGAACCCTGCCCCATGTGCGCGGCTGCTTCCCTGTGGGTGCAGCTGGGCGAAATTGTTTACGGCACCTCCGACCCCAAACGGGGTTATACCACCTTGCACGCGAACCTGCTGCATCCGAAAACCAAAGTCAGAAGCGGGATTCTGGCCGCAGAATGCAGTGAAATAATCACCTCATTTTTTAAAAAGAAGAGATAA
- the atpB gene encoding F0F1 ATP synthase subunit A, translating into MKKGLLFIFLLLSGLLAYPAPAAAGTGSGESHDEAFNAGHLIIDHIVDSHEWHIATIGHTHITIPLPVILIDQGKLHVFSSSKFHHGHDAYKGFKIETERNANKGKIVKVIPGTMETDTSASKPIDLSITKNVVGIFVSFLVLLLIFFSVARAYKRNPGHAPRGIQSLLEPLILFIRDEVAKPSIGKHYEKFMPFLLTMFFFIFFTNLIGLIPVFPGGANVTGNIGVTLVLALFTFMMTSFSGNKSYWQHIFNAPGVPWWLKFPIPLFPIIEIIGVVVKPFVLMIRLFANITAGHIIVLGFISLIFVFSQISPLLGYGVSVVSVFFAIFISVLELLVAFIQAYVFTLLSALYFGMATEEHAHAEEHH; encoded by the coding sequence ATGAAAAAAGGATTACTCTTTATCTTCTTATTGCTGAGTGGATTGCTTGCATATCCGGCACCGGCAGCGGCCGGCACTGGTTCGGGCGAATCTCACGATGAAGCGTTCAACGCCGGCCACCTGATTATTGATCATATCGTTGACAGTCATGAGTGGCATATAGCCACCATCGGTCATACACACATTACAATCCCCCTTCCGGTTATCCTTATCGATCAGGGGAAACTGCATGTTTTCAGCTCTTCAAAATTTCATCACGGACACGATGCTTATAAGGGGTTTAAAATTGAAACCGAAAGGAATGCAAATAAGGGGAAAATCGTTAAAGTGATTCCCGGCACCATGGAGACCGATACTTCGGCATCCAAACCCATTGACCTGAGCATTACAAAAAATGTGGTCGGCATTTTCGTTAGTTTTCTGGTACTGTTGTTGATATTTTTCTCTGTAGCCAGGGCGTACAAACGTAATCCCGGGCATGCACCCAGAGGCATACAATCGTTACTCGAACCACTGATTCTGTTTATCCGCGATGAAGTCGCAAAGCCTTCGATTGGTAAGCATTATGAAAAGTTTATGCCTTTTCTCCTTACCATGTTCTTCTTTATCTTTTTCACCAACCTGATCGGTCTGATTCCGGTTTTTCCCGGGGGGGCTAATGTAACGGGTAACATAGGAGTTACCCTGGTGCTGGCTTTGTTTACTTTTATGATGACTTCTTTCAGCGGGAATAAATCCTACTGGCAGCATATTTTCAACGCCCCCGGCGTCCCCTGGTGGCTGAAATTTCCCATTCCCCTTTTTCCGATTATCGAAATCATCGGCGTGGTTGTAAAACCTTTTGTACTGATGATCCGTCTCTTTGCCAACATCACGGCGGGGCATATCATTGTGCTGGGTTTTATCAGTCTGATTTTTGTGTTTTCGCAGATCAGTCCTTTGCTGGGCTACGGGGTTTCAGTGGTTTCGGTATTTTTTGCCATTTTCATCAGTGTGCTTGAGTTGCTGGTCGCCTTTATTCAGGCTTATGTGTTCACGCTTTTGTCAGCCCTTTATTTCGGGATGGCCACCGAGGAGCATGCTCATGCTGAAGAACATCATTGA
- the atpE gene encoding ATP synthase F0 subunit C, which produces MTVLSVLMQVATDLAPLAKMAAAFGAGIAAIAAAFGIGNIGRAALESIARQPEASGDIRSNMIVSAALIEGVAFFAIVVCLLILFI; this is translated from the coding sequence ATGACAGTTTTATCCGTTCTTATGCAGGTAGCAACCGACCTGGCCCCGCTGGCCAAGATGGCTGCTGCTTTCGGTGCGGGAATCGCCGCCATTGCTGCTGCTTTCGGCATCGGCAACATCGGCCGTGCAGCTTTGGAATCCATTGCGCGCCAGCCCGAAGCTTCAGGTGACATCAGGTCAAACATGATCGTGTCGGCCGCCCTTATCGAAGGGGTTGCCTTCTTCGCCATCGTGGTTTGTCTGCTTATCCTGTTTATCTGA